Proteins encoded by one window of Yersinia massiliensis:
- the crcB gene encoding fluoride efflux transporter CrcB, translating into MTAIDVMWVGLGGGIGSLLRWWIGLGVGKIYKGNFPLGTFLINISGAFVIGYLSILFSVDWRDRYGDFMNAAILTGILGGYTTFSSMQLDAAKLATARSRAIAAGYLIISVVVGLIAAAFGAWLAY; encoded by the coding sequence ATGACAGCAATAGATGTAATGTGGGTAGGATTGGGTGGCGGTATCGGTTCTCTTTTACGGTGGTGGATAGGGTTAGGCGTTGGAAAGATATATAAAGGCAATTTCCCACTCGGCACTTTTCTGATCAATATCTCCGGTGCATTTGTAATTGGCTACCTGAGTATTCTATTTAGCGTGGATTGGCGTGATCGTTACGGTGATTTCATGAATGCAGCGATCTTAACCGGCATTTTAGGCGGCTATACCACCTTCAGTAGCATGCAATTAGATGCAGCAAAATTGGCAACTGCCCGCAGTCGAGCCATTGCAGCCGGATATCTGATTATTTCTGTCGTGGTCGGTCTAATTGCCGCAGCATTCGGTGCTTGGTTAGCTTATTGA
- the crcB gene encoding fluoride efflux transporter CrcB → MPNLIILVFVGGAFGAMCREFIMLSVPRLADGFPMDIFVANIIAAFLLGLATSLFKKDIINQYVHLMVGTGIMGGLSTFSSFVFGAVEMMKNPTGVLVSICYLVISLIVGFIAVELGLMVGPKEKPKDPQAAVE, encoded by the coding sequence ATGCCAAATCTTATTATTCTCGTTTTTGTTGGTGGGGCTTTTGGTGCCATGTGCCGTGAATTCATTATGCTATCAGTACCCAGATTAGCGGATGGATTCCCGATGGATATCTTTGTCGCCAATATCATCGCGGCATTTTTATTAGGACTAGCCACCTCTCTGTTTAAAAAAGATATTATTAATCAGTATGTGCATCTGATGGTTGGTACGGGGATTATGGGGGGGCTTTCCACATTCTCCAGCTTTGTATTTGGTGCTGTGGAAATGATGAAAAACCCGACGGGCGTATTGGTTTCAATCTGCTATTTGGTGATAAGCCTTATTGTCGGTTTTATTGCGGTCGAGCTGGGCTTAATGGTCGGGCCAAAAGAGAAGCCCAAAGATCCACAAGCCGCCGTTGAATAA